Within the Bacillus spongiae genome, the region AAAGGACATTATTATTCAAGGTGAAATGGGTGTCAGTGGCTGTAGGGAAATTGAATCTCTTTTTGGTAGCGTATTCATTAAAGGTGGGGTCTTTGGTCAAAATGGTACGACCATTGGTGCTGGAAAAGACATATATTTAAAGCATGCAAATGAATGTAAAATACGTGCAATAGGTGATGTTCATATTGGCACATATGCAAAAGGTTGTAAGATTAATAGCAATAATATTTTCATAGATAAAGTGAGAGGGCAATTAATTGGTGGAGTAGCTGAAGCAAAGGGAATTATTTCAGCAGCCGTTGTTGGGAACCGAATGGAGAAAAAAACGGAGTTGATTGTTCATGGCTTCAATTTCAGTCAACTTGAGTATGATAGGAAGGAAATTCTCATAAAATACAAGCAGTACTTGAGCACCATTGAAGAAAAACAAAAGAAATTATCACAGCTTTACTCAAAAGGGCAAAATACGAACGAACTACGGGAAAGAGAGAACATTCAAGTTAGCTTAGATGACAACTTACAAAGTTTAGCTATTCTTGATGATAAACGCACGGAAATTCAAAAGTGGCTGGATACTAAAACTGAAGGTTTAATAGACATTACTAAGCTTGCTTTTCCAAATGTAGAATTAAGAATGCAAAATCACGTAAAAATGTTACGTAAAGGAATGTGTGGAAAATATTATTTATGGAAGGGACAAATGAATAAAAAATAAGGAGTGAAGATATTGACAAAGATTTTTGCTCACCGAGGAGCATCAGGGGAGTACCCTGAAAATAGTATGCTTGCTTTTCAAGCGGCAGAAGAAGCGGGGGCAGATGGAATTGAACTAGATGTCCAGCTTTCAAAAGATGGCGAAGTAGTGATTATCCATGATGAAACGTTAAACCGAACAACAAACGGTTCAGGATGGGTAAAGGACCATACATTTCAGCAATTATCCCGTCTTAATGCGAATGCAAAATACAGAAGAATGAAAGCCCCTTTACCATCTCTTCAGGAATTACTTGAATGGTTAACAAGTAACTCTTTAATTTGTAATATCGAGTTAAAAAATGGGGTAATTCTTTATCCTCAATTAGAAGAAAAAGTGATTGAGCTTGTGCAAAGATATTCACTGCAGGATCGAATCATCATTTCTTCCTTTAACCATTATTCCATAGTAAAATGCTATTCCCTTGCCCCATCGATTGAAATTGCCCCACTCTATAATATGAGGCTATATATGCCGTGGGTTTATGCGAAATCTATTCGAGCGAAAGGGATTCACCCGAAGCTAAGAGCAGCACCACCTGAAATTATTAAAGCGGCGATGGAAGAAGGGATTGAAGTAAGACCTTATACAGTGAATAAGGAAAGGGATATGAGAAAGCTTATTAAATTAAATTGTTCAGCTTTTTTTACGGATTATCCTAAAAGAGCGAAAGTATTAGTGGAAGAAATGAAAAAAGCATGAAGGAATTTTCATTGTCCTTCATGCTTTTTTTTATTGGACTTAAATCGTGGTTGTACTTTATTGTGTTTTCGATCACGATAAAAAATAAAGCCAGCTACAAAGGTTAAACCAATAATAAAGAGAAATAAGCCTGCTAGAAATTGCAACCATAAATAAGGGAAGGGGCTTATTAAAAGTCCAAAAAGCACATCTCTCATTAATTTAATCCCTATAGCAGCAAATATGCCTGGAATCAGCATAATAACAAGAGCAATTATTCGAGTCATTTCATGATTCTCCTTATAAGTTCTTACAAAAAAATCATAAACGAAAGAAAATATTTGTCAAGGAAAAGGCTTTCATATACAATAGATATTGTGTGAAGGAATTTGCAGATAAAAATGAGTAAAGAGGGGGAATAATTTTGCAGAAGGTGCTACTAGTTGGAGGCGGTAAAGGCGGATTAGCCATTTTGAAAACGTTGGCTGAATCGAGCGTCTTCCACGTATGTGGAGTAGTTGATATAGATGAGCAATCGCCTGGAATCCAGTATGCAAAGCAACATGATCTCCCTCATGGTGAAAACTGGCGTGATTTTTTATCAGATAGCATTGATATTGTCATTGAAGTTACTGGTAAACAGAAAGTATTTGAAGAAATTCGGGAAAGCCGAAGTAAAAATACCGTTTTAGTCCCTGGAAGTGTAGCTAACCTAATTACGAAATTATTAGGGGAAAAAGAGGGGCTCATCCAACAATTGGAATCTGAATCAAAGAAAAGGGATTTGATTTTTAACTCCATTGAAGAAGGCATGATTGGGATTGATCCTAATGGGGAAGTCATCTTCTTTAATGCAAGTGCAGAAAAAATAACGGGAGTTCAGACCAAATATGCAATGGGGAAAAAAATTGCAGACATCATCCCTGAAAGTCGTCTAATGACAATGTTTGAATCAAGACGGGCAGAAATAAATCAAGAACTGACCTTGACAAACGGAATTAAAATTATAACAAGTAGAATTCCATTGCAGGATGAAAGTGGAAGGGTAATTGGAGCTTTTGCTGTTTTCAAAGAAAAAACAGACATTCTCCACTTAGCTGAAGAAGTGACAAATTTACAAGAAATTCGTACATTGCTTTCAGCAATCATACAGTCGAGTGATGATGCCATTTCAGTAGTAGATGAAGAAGGGCGTGGACTGCTGATTAATCCTGCTTATACGCGAATTACCGGTTTAACAGAAGAGGAAGTTGTCGGAAAGCCAGCAACAGCTGATATTTCTGAAGGAGAGAGCATCCATTTGAAGGTGCTTCAAACACGTCGATCCATTCGCGGTCAAAAATTAAGCGTTGGGCCGAATGAAAAAGAGGTCATTGTGAATGTCGCACCAATCATTGTGAATGGTCAGCTGAAGGGAAGTGTTGGTGTTATTCACGACATGTCCGAAATTCAATCATTAACGAGAGACCTAGACAGAGCTCGTCGCATTATTCGAACACTAGAGGCAAGGTATACTTTTGAAGATATTATCGGAAATTCAGAAGAATTAACTTTAGCAGTAGAGCAAGCAAAGCTTGGCAGTAAAACCCCAGCTCCTGTTCTTTTAAGAGGAGAAATTGGAACGGGAAAAGAACTTTTTGCTCACGCAATACATAATACGAGTAAACGAAAGTTCAACAAATTTTTAAGAGTGCAAATCGCCTCCATACCATATGACAAATTAGAAATTGAACTATTTGGACAAGTAGAAGAGGAGAAAAATGGGCACACTATTAATAGAAAAAAAGGACTTTTTGAAGAAGCACAAAATGGAAGTATTTTTTTAGACGATATCGGAGACCTACCGCCTAATATTCAATCTAAACTTTTAAGGATACTACAAGATCGTGAACTAATTCGAGTAGGAACAACGAAACCTATTCCAATTGATGTACGTGTTATTGCGGCGACGAATATGAATTTAGAGCGTGCTATTGCTTCTGGTGATTTTAGGGAAGATTTGTATTATCGTTTAAATCGAATGCCCATTCAAATCCCACCTATTAGAAAACGTATAGAGGACCTTCCAAGTCTTTGTAACCATTTTATCCAAAAAATAAATCAAGACTATGGTCGGAATGTCGAAGGGATAACAGAAGAAGCACTTAACCATATAAAGGATCATGATTGGCCGGGGAATTTGCGGGAGCTAGAGAATGTACTTA harbors:
- a CDS encoding glycerophosphodiester phosphodiesterase, which gives rise to MTKIFAHRGASGEYPENSMLAFQAAEEAGADGIELDVQLSKDGEVVIIHDETLNRTTNGSGWVKDHTFQQLSRLNANAKYRRMKAPLPSLQELLEWLTSNSLICNIELKNGVILYPQLEEKVIELVQRYSLQDRIIISSFNHYSIVKCYSLAPSIEIAPLYNMRLYMPWVYAKSIRAKGIHPKLRAAPPEIIKAAMEEGIEVRPYTVNKERDMRKLIKLNCSAFFTDYPKRAKVLVEEMKKA
- a CDS encoding DUF2627 domain-containing protein gives rise to the protein MTRIIALVIMLIPGIFAAIGIKLMRDVLFGLLISPFPYLWLQFLAGLFLFIIGLTFVAGFIFYRDRKHNKVQPRFKSNKKKHEGQ
- a CDS encoding sigma-54 interaction domain-containing protein, giving the protein MQKVLLVGGGKGGLAILKTLAESSVFHVCGVVDIDEQSPGIQYAKQHDLPHGENWRDFLSDSIDIVIEVTGKQKVFEEIRESRSKNTVLVPGSVANLITKLLGEKEGLIQQLESESKKRDLIFNSIEEGMIGIDPNGEVIFFNASAEKITGVQTKYAMGKKIADIIPESRLMTMFESRRAEINQELTLTNGIKIITSRIPLQDESGRVIGAFAVFKEKTDILHLAEEVTNLQEIRTLLSAIIQSSDDAISVVDEEGRGLLINPAYTRITGLTEEEVVGKPATADISEGESIHLKVLQTRRSIRGQKLSVGPNEKEVIVNVAPIIVNGQLKGSVGVIHDMSEIQSLTRDLDRARRIIRTLEARYTFEDIIGNSEELTLAVEQAKLGSKTPAPVLLRGEIGTGKELFAHAIHNTSKRKFNKFLRVQIASIPYDKLEIELFGQVEEEKNGHTINRKKGLFEEAQNGSIFLDDIGDLPPNIQSKLLRILQDRELIRVGTTKPIPIDVRVIAATNMNLERAIASGDFREDLYYRLNRMPIQIPPIRKRIEDLPSLCNHFIQKINQDYGRNVEGITEEALNHIKDHDWPGNLRELENVLSRAMIFMDYQETIIKLEHLPNLKLDSHHANKEREDSEQRDLTKLVDGFEKDVIAYTLCKHDGNKTATARALNISVRNLYYKLEKYGIDTGG